The DNA sequence TGCATAAACTGCAATCGCTGCATTGTCAAAGAATACTGGAACGAAACCAGTGATAATCAGAATTGGATTCTTAAAGATAATTAAGAGCATAATAGTAATCAATTGACCAATTAAGCCAAAAGCAAATCCTGAAAGCACCGCATTTGGTGAACCAAAACCATAAGAAGCTGCAACGTCCACAGCTGGGAATGAACCAGGAAGCAATTTGTTAGAGATACCTTGGAAGGCATTCGTCAATTCTGCTACAAACATCCGCACCCCTTGCATCAAGACAAAGAGATAAACGGAGAACGTGAAGGCTGTTTGAATGATATACATGTAAAAATCTTGCTTAGCAGGGTTGTAAACTGTACCTGATGTGATAACTTTTGCATTTGACATGATATCCGGACCCAAAATTAAGAGAATAGCTCCAAAGAAAACCAACATCAACGTCGCCGAAGCAACCACTGTATCGTGGAAAATAGACAAGAATTTTGGTAATTTCAAGTTGTCAAGATTTTCTTCTTTCTTGCCAAATTTGTCTGCAACTTTATCCACAAACCAGATAGCAAATTGTTGTTGGTGACCAATCGCAAAACCACCGCCACCTGTCAGACGTTGTGTTGCTTCTACTGTCATATTGGAGCTGACTGCCCAGTAAAGTCCACAGATGACACCGATTGCCAGCACGCCCCAGCTATTACGCAATTGAGGAATAAGGAGAAGAACCATCAATGAAACGGTTGCTGCTTGTTGCACCATGATATGACCTGTAATGAACAGCGTC is a window from the Streptococcus anginosus subsp. whileyi MAS624 genome containing:
- a CDS encoding PTS ascorbate transporter subunit IIC, which gives rise to MNIILNILNWFSQNILQNPAFFVGLLVLIGYALLKKPAQMSMPVSIKATVGYMLLNVGAGGLVTTFRPILAALNFKFKIGAAVIDPYFGLTAANTKIAEEFPNFVGAATTALLIGFGVNILLVALRKITKVRTLFITGHIMVQQAATVSLMVLLLIPQLRNSWGVLAIGVICGLYWAVSSNMTVEATQRLTGGGGFAIGHQQQFAIWFVDKVADKFGKKEENLDNLKLPKFLSIFHDTVVASATLMLVFFGAILLILGPDIMSNAKVITSGTVYNPAKQDFYMYIIQTAFTFSVYLFVLMQGVRMFVAELTNAFQGISNKLLPGSFPAVDVAASYGFGSPNAVLSGFAFGLIGQLITIMLLIIFKNPILIITGFVPVFFDNAAIAVYADKRGGWKAAVILSFISGVLQVALGALCVALLGLASYGGYHGNIDFEFPWLGFGYLFKYLGIVGYILVCVFLLIIPQLQFAKAKDKEAYYRGDVQAEEE